In the genome of Phycisphaerae bacterium, one region contains:
- the holB gene encoding DNA polymerase III subunit delta', whose translation MPLSDVLHQESAQKRLQRALASGRVPHAYLFSGPPGVGKEMLASRFAARLLCASPVEIASLDGGAESWTDACGACTDCTLLAAGNHPDFHRIYRRLNRFHPDTKVQKRKALDLSVDVVRHFVINEIAKRPSRGRAKVFVVVEAERMSAQAQNALLKTLEEPPGPGYLILLAASPDALLPTTRSRCQHISFRGLPLDFVVAQVLERHGASPEAARFLAELCQGSLGPAGRYVEAKVFERVPPVLEAIGSAARDPLGCGKALAELAKGLSEDLEERTVVETVEEDVEEEDEEEVMVDADANVARQARLLVIAMTATILRDIQRVAVGYEPAALPDEGVIRELAAGVDPRSMIAAIRAAGTAEYQIGRNAHTGLVFDSLGIALGNGLKRMAVASRA comes from the coding sequence ATGCCGCTCTCTGACGTACTGCACCAGGAGTCTGCCCAGAAGCGCCTGCAACGGGCGCTGGCGTCCGGGCGTGTCCCGCACGCGTACCTGTTCAGCGGCCCGCCCGGGGTGGGCAAGGAGATGCTCGCCTCGCGGTTCGCGGCGCGGCTGCTTTGCGCATCGCCGGTAGAGATTGCTTCGCTAGATGGCGGGGCGGAATCGTGGACGGACGCGTGCGGCGCTTGTACGGACTGCACGTTACTTGCCGCCGGCAATCATCCGGACTTTCATCGCATCTACCGGCGGCTCAATCGGTTTCATCCCGATACCAAAGTCCAAAAGCGTAAGGCGCTTGATCTGAGTGTCGATGTGGTCCGGCATTTCGTCATCAACGAGATCGCCAAACGACCGTCGCGCGGGCGGGCAAAGGTGTTCGTCGTGGTGGAGGCGGAGCGAATGAGCGCTCAGGCACAGAATGCCCTGCTCAAGACGCTGGAAGAACCGCCCGGTCCCGGATATCTCATCCTTCTGGCGGCCTCTCCTGACGCCCTCCTGCCGACAACTCGGTCACGTTGCCAGCACATTTCGTTCCGGGGATTGCCACTCGACTTCGTGGTGGCGCAGGTTCTTGAGCGACATGGCGCGAGCCCGGAAGCGGCGCGATTTCTGGCGGAACTGTGTCAGGGAAGCCTGGGGCCGGCGGGTCGCTACGTTGAAGCCAAGGTGTTCGAGCGGGTCCCACCGGTCCTCGAGGCGATCGGCTCGGCCGCACGTGATCCCCTGGGCTGCGGCAAGGCGCTGGCGGAGTTGGCGAAGGGGTTGAGCGAGGACCTCGAAGAGCGCACCGTCGTGGAGACGGTGGAGGAGGATGTCGAAGAGGAGGACGAGGAAGAAGTGATGGTGGACGCGGACGCCAACGTCGCGCGGCAGGCGCGACTTCTGGTCATCGCGATGACGGCGACGATACTCCGCGACATTCAGCGCGTCGCGGTCGGATACGAGCCGGCGGCGCTCCCGGACGAGGGGGTCATCCGCGAATTGGCCGCGGGAGTCGACCCACGCTCGATGATTGCAGCGATCCGGGCCGCGGGAACGGCGGAGTACCAAATTGGGCGCAACGCGCATACCGGGCTGGTGTTTGATTCGCTGGGCATTGCGCTGGGCAATGGGCTGAAGCGAATGGCCGTCGCCTCGAGAGCCTGA
- a CDS encoding immunoglobulin domain-containing protein, whose amino-acid sequence MTLAHHFRPIVLLALFVCLTGTTPARAQCADWRAGPLDDGIAPNGTDDGVTALLTLPSDGVGTPALVAAGYFTSIQGVPANGIAIRDGSSGQWNALGNGFGDGGVTSLTVYNGDLVAAGYTFGGVGVSNVVKRWVPASQAWQTLAFADAGIHAITVYDGDLIAAGGFTSIGGVAARQVARRNGSTWQQLGAGLSSPGQPNVHVKTLAVYLGELVAGGNMWSNQAGHLAPIARWNGITWSYPWGGPYSAAWGAFTEYVDFTVDALGVNHNHLYVAGANRMAFWDGSAWSDFPYVSGSVGAFTLYGDDVIMGGSFTDAGGVAANNIVAWNGSAFFALGAGIGNPGGVSALTAYYDGLNYDLITGGLFTTAGGKSANHLARWNGSAWINFGGGTVSAVNAFATLGSRIIAAGDIFQSTNVAQVANNVVEYDGAELSPLGSGLNSGAYALKGYSPSADNHELVAEGRFTMAGGVSANYIARWLESSFIGSPPPHWEAMGSGFNNWVLAVERMTNSYVAGGLFTQSGATTANRVAVWNESTDTWTQIQGGTNGTVRALKSYLQTQPFLQYVLIAGGDFSTAGGATANRIAVCTQSAFGGSFSAWSPMGSGFSGGIVYAIERHAGSTYAGGSFTTSGGTTLNRIGRWTGSAWVPVGTGVGFNQPVFVLKSSGPNLYAAGAFTSVDGIAVNRIARWNGTNWSAVPAGTESSIIALHLYNGELQVGGYFDTVNNGALVSPSWGRYLETGTPWIVSQPIAQSTDCGGTANFYVEPAQGYDALNYQWRKDGTPVVLGATATGSVIASDGPTLTIADVSHADEGTYDCVISNVCGDATSTGASLTVSLVAADGDGDGNGAADGNDIAGYILTVQGLTFGRGRCAYDMNVDGVIDLDDLPLFADLLVNDDTN is encoded by the coding sequence ATGACGCTCGCCCATCATTTCCGCCCCATTGTGCTCCTCGCATTATTCGTATGTCTGACAGGGACCACGCCGGCCCGGGCGCAGTGTGCCGACTGGCGAGCCGGCCCGCTCGATGACGGGATCGCCCCCAATGGTACGGATGATGGTGTCACGGCCCTTTTGACCTTGCCGTCGGATGGGGTCGGCACGCCGGCGTTGGTTGCCGCTGGCTATTTCACCAGCATCCAGGGGGTTCCAGCCAACGGGATCGCCATCCGCGACGGCTCCAGCGGCCAATGGAACGCCTTGGGCAACGGTTTTGGGGATGGTGGGGTCACGTCGCTCACCGTCTACAACGGCGACCTCGTCGCTGCGGGCTACACGTTCGGCGGAGTGGGTGTCTCGAATGTGGTTAAGCGCTGGGTTCCTGCCTCGCAGGCATGGCAGACCCTCGCGTTCGCCGACGCCGGCATCCACGCCATCACCGTCTACGATGGTGACCTCATCGCCGCCGGCGGCTTTACCAGCATCGGGGGCGTCGCCGCGCGCCAAGTCGCCCGCCGGAACGGTTCAACGTGGCAGCAATTGGGCGCCGGACTCTCCAGCCCCGGCCAGCCGAACGTCCACGTCAAGACACTTGCCGTGTACTTGGGCGAGCTGGTCGCCGGCGGCAACATGTGGAGCAACCAGGCGGGCCACCTCGCCCCGATCGCCCGCTGGAACGGCATCACCTGGTCGTATCCCTGGGGCGGCCCCTACTCCGCCGCGTGGGGCGCATTCACCGAGTATGTGGATTTCACCGTCGATGCACTCGGCGTCAACCACAACCATCTCTACGTCGCCGGCGCCAACCGGATGGCCTTCTGGGACGGCTCGGCCTGGAGTGATTTCCCGTACGTGTCCGGCAGCGTCGGCGCCTTCACGCTCTACGGCGACGACGTGATCATGGGCGGCAGCTTCACCGACGCCGGCGGGGTAGCGGCAAATAACATCGTTGCGTGGAACGGTTCAGCGTTTTTCGCCCTCGGCGCCGGAATCGGAAACCCCGGCGGAGTCTCCGCCCTCACCGCGTACTACGACGGACTGAATTACGACCTCATCACCGGGGGGTTGTTTACCACCGCAGGCGGCAAATCGGCTAACCATTTGGCCCGTTGGAACGGCAGCGCGTGGATCAACTTCGGTGGAGGCACAGTCAGCGCGGTCAACGCGTTTGCCACGCTGGGGTCGCGCATCATCGCGGCAGGCGATATTTTCCAATCCACCAATGTTGCACAAGTGGCCAACAACGTCGTTGAGTATGATGGCGCGGAGCTTTCACCGTTGGGGTCCGGCCTGAACAGCGGCGCCTATGCGCTCAAAGGCTATTCTCCATCCGCCGACAATCACGAGCTGGTGGCCGAGGGGCGATTCACCATGGCCGGGGGCGTCTCCGCCAACTACATCGCCCGGTGGCTGGAAAGCTCGTTTATCGGATCTCCTCCCCCGCATTGGGAGGCCATGGGCAGCGGCTTCAATAATTGGGTGCTCGCGGTTGAAAGAATGACCAATTCGTACGTCGCCGGCGGGCTGTTTACGCAGTCCGGAGCGACAACGGCCAATCGCGTCGCCGTCTGGAATGAATCGACCGACACGTGGACCCAAATACAAGGCGGAACCAACGGCACGGTGCGGGCACTTAAGTCCTACCTTCAAACTCAACCTTTTCTGCAATACGTGCTGATCGCCGGCGGCGATTTCAGCACGGCCGGCGGCGCGACTGCGAACCGTATCGCCGTCTGCACCCAAAGCGCCTTCGGGGGCAGCTTCAGTGCGTGGAGCCCCATGGGCTCTGGGTTCTCGGGCGGAATCGTCTATGCCATCGAACGCCACGCCGGTAGCACTTATGCTGGCGGCTCCTTCACCACCTCCGGCGGCACGACGCTGAATCGAATCGGTCGCTGGACCGGTAGCGCGTGGGTACCGGTCGGCACCGGCGTCGGTTTCAATCAGCCCGTTTTTGTCCTGAAGTCGTCCGGCCCAAATCTCTACGCCGCGGGGGCGTTCACCTCCGTGGATGGAATCGCCGTGAACCGAATTGCCCGCTGGAATGGAACGAATTGGTCGGCGGTGCCCGCCGGGACTGAAAGCTCCATCATCGCACTGCACCTGTACAACGGGGAACTGCAAGTGGGTGGGTACTTCGACACGGTGAACAACGGCGCCCTTGTTTCTCCTTCCTGGGGACGTTACCTGGAAACCGGCACGCCCTGGATCGTCAGCCAGCCCATAGCGCAGTCTACCGACTGCGGCGGCACCGCGAACTTCTACGTCGAGCCGGCCCAGGGATACGACGCATTGAATTATCAGTGGCGCAAGGACGGTACGCCCGTGGTGCTCGGTGCGACGGCGACGGGTTCGGTGATTGCCTCGGATGGACCGACGCTGACCATTGCCGACGTGTCACACGCGGACGAAGGTACCTACGACTGCGTGATCTCAAACGTTTGCGGGGACGCTACCAGTACCGGCGCCAGTCTCACCGTATCCCTCGTCGCCGCCGACGGTGATGGGGACGGCAACGGCGCGGCCGACGGCAACGACATCGCCGGGTATATCCTGACCGTCCAGGGACTGACCTTCGGCCGCGGTCGCTGCGCCTACGACATGAACGTGGACGGCGTCATCGACCTCGATGACTTGCCGCTGTTTGCCGATCTGCTCGTGAACGACGACACGAACTGA
- the tmk gene encoding dTMP kinase has protein sequence MADKALVRLRGKYIVFDGIDGAGKGAQLARLTQQLADAGIETILARDPGGTPIGDRIRHVLLDFDLSAMDVRCEAFLFMASRAQLVTQVIGPALSAGKTCLGDRFVSATCAYQGAAGFDPRRVVELAKFAIGDQWPHLTIVLDVPLAAGLERTKRPVNNKKSEATGDRHPTLFHDVHPDAMESRPMDFHQRVRELFLELPKYYPAPVAIVDGVGSVDEVQARVMEAIAHAAL, from the coding sequence ATGGCGGATAAGGCGCTGGTTCGGCTGCGCGGCAAATACATCGTCTTCGACGGCATCGATGGCGCCGGCAAGGGGGCGCAGCTCGCGCGACTCACCCAGCAACTTGCCGATGCCGGCATCGAGACGATATTGGCGCGCGATCCCGGCGGAACGCCGATCGGCGATCGGATTCGGCACGTGCTATTAGATTTCGACCTGTCGGCGATGGATGTTCGCTGCGAGGCGTTCTTGTTCATGGCGTCGCGGGCGCAACTGGTCACGCAAGTGATCGGGCCGGCGCTGTCGGCGGGGAAGACGTGCCTGGGCGATCGATTTGTGTCGGCGACGTGTGCCTATCAGGGCGCGGCGGGGTTTGACCCGCGGAGAGTAGTAGAACTGGCGAAGTTTGCCATCGGGGACCAGTGGCCGCACTTGACGATCGTGCTGGATGTCCCGCTGGCGGCGGGGTTGGAGCGGACCAAGCGGCCCGTCAACAACAAGAAAAGCGAGGCGACCGGCGATCGGCACCCAACGCTCTTTCACGACGTGCATCCGGACGCGATGGAGTCCCGGCCGATGGATTTTCACCAGCGAGTGCGGGAGTTGTTTTTGGAGCTGCCGAAATATTATCCCGCGCCGGTGGCCATTGTGGACGGCGTGGGCTCGGTCGATGAGGTTCAGGCCCGCGTAATGGAAGCCATCGCGCATGCCGCTCTCTGA
- a CDS encoding universal stress protein, whose product MIQLRRILFPTDFSELSLHALTYARSFAEAYKAELHVLHVVDEAYQYWMATAPNAMPIGPSPADIARDAKAELDKFVKKNLSGVTTPLSSTMIVGRPFLEIIRYARDKEIDLIVLGTHGRGGLSHVLLGSVAEKIVRKSPCPVLTIRHPEHEFVMP is encoded by the coding sequence ATGATTCAGCTCCGCCGAATCCTGTTTCCCACGGACTTCTCCGAACTCTCCCTCCACGCCCTGACCTACGCGCGCTCCTTTGCGGAGGCGTACAAGGCCGAGCTACACGTCTTGCACGTCGTGGACGAGGCCTATCAATACTGGATGGCTACGGCCCCCAACGCCATGCCGATCGGCCCGTCGCCCGCCGACATCGCCAGGGATGCCAAGGCGGAACTGGACAAGTTCGTCAAGAAAAACCTCTCCGGCGTCACGACACCTCTATCCTCGACGATGATCGTTGGCCGGCCGTTCCTGGAGATCATCCGCTACGCCCGCGACAAGGAAATCGATCTCATCGTCCTCGGAACACATGGCCGCGGCGGCCTCAGCCACGTCCTGCTCGGCTCCGTCGCGGAAAAAATCGTCCGCAAGTCCCCCTGCCCGGTCTTGACGATCCGCCACCCCGAGCACGAATTCGTGATGCCGTAG
- a CDS encoding Ig-like domain-containing protein, with product MRLSGWGRTSAAVLSAALIACAAGCPFFAETLELVGPGGNVVLRVENQSGLPVVVTARYVINDNDVRETVRRLAAEGPEANAEALPTRTRVLTVVAVVSQAVFSLDSALVQPGTVLAQGEFVWQEDFAEGETVVFVIPRPGPPAEPPGPGQLDCNSNGILDGEDISEGTSQDCNINGVPDECDSPPDAVDNPDPMDGATDIPLDVVLSWNTAARLRATLESPVYTVVENVTPRGGEPSASLSEFYSAVGRVFLSVDGGGSNSTSHTIEVQKPSALATVRKAFVLAASAGFSGRQLVDGDVRITPPDAGVTWSDSVPSAISSFNHLADVTTLLAPIIDGAPAGRMAFSFSEVGPTSIDGEVLAVVFNDPAQPADRTVILLFGAQALAGDDFGITLAEPINPESAGAVAVMSLGISFGFQPTNQVSLVDVNSQRLTSSAGGQDDGPPGCSGLDGELVTVGGLDDDIDNPVDPMGGAADCRTDDELYSLLPFITSADTQIAVHTGNPSNDDNIFFGAFGLSGAAVLGEGIVLGPTGATNPVGTEHTVTATVTNEQGQPVAERTVTFSVIAGPNQGVSGTVDTNGSGQASFTYSDAGGPGIDQIQASFVDSQEQTRLSNIVTKEWVVTCPLTFDVLFGTSSPPNTPICSDIAETFCQPPTLAPQTTYFWQVVADDGTHVVPGRVWSFTTGVGD from the coding sequence ATGCGTCTATCCGGTTGGGGAAGGACTTCGGCCGCGGTGCTGTCCGCGGCGCTCATCGCTTGTGCGGCGGGTTGCCCATTCTTCGCGGAGACACTGGAGCTGGTAGGCCCCGGCGGGAACGTCGTCCTGCGGGTGGAGAACCAATCCGGTCTGCCGGTTGTCGTCACCGCGCGCTATGTCATCAACGATAACGATGTCCGCGAGACGGTTCGCCGACTCGCGGCGGAGGGGCCCGAAGCCAATGCCGAGGCACTGCCGACTCGGACACGGGTGTTAACGGTCGTCGCAGTCGTGAGCCAAGCCGTTTTCTCGCTGGACAGTGCTCTTGTCCAGCCGGGGACGGTCCTGGCTCAGGGGGAGTTTGTCTGGCAGGAGGATTTCGCCGAAGGGGAAACGGTCGTCTTTGTCATCCCGCGACCAGGGCCGCCGGCAGAGCCGCCGGGTCCCGGGCAGCTGGATTGCAACTCGAACGGAATCCTGGACGGCGAGGACATTTCCGAAGGGACCAGCCAGGATTGCAATATTAACGGCGTGCCGGATGAGTGCGATTCTCCGCCGGATGCGGTGGACAACCCCGATCCAATGGACGGCGCCACGGACATCCCGCTGGATGTCGTATTGTCGTGGAACACTGCGGCGCGTCTGCGCGCCACGCTGGAGTCACCCGTTTACACCGTCGTGGAAAACGTCACCCCCCGCGGTGGCGAGCCCAGCGCGTCACTGTCGGAGTTTTATTCCGCCGTCGGGCGGGTGTTTCTGTCCGTTGACGGCGGCGGATCCAATTCGACTTCCCATACCATCGAAGTGCAAAAGCCCAGTGCGCTGGCCACGGTTCGCAAGGCCTTTGTATTGGCCGCGTCGGCGGGCTTTTCCGGTCGGCAGCTTGTGGACGGCGACGTTCGGATCACTCCACCGGACGCGGGCGTGACGTGGAGCGATTCTGTTCCCTCCGCGATCAGTAGTTTCAATCATCTCGCCGATGTGACGACGCTCCTGGCCCCGATCATCGACGGCGCGCCGGCGGGCCGGATGGCGTTCTCGTTTTCGGAGGTCGGCCCCACCTCCATCGATGGCGAAGTGCTGGCGGTGGTGTTCAACGATCCCGCGCAACCGGCCGATCGCACGGTCATCCTTCTCTTCGGCGCGCAAGCTCTCGCAGGCGATGACTTCGGGATCACGCTGGCCGAGCCAATCAACCCGGAGTCGGCAGGGGCCGTGGCGGTCATGAGCCTGGGAATCTCCTTTGGATTTCAGCCGACGAACCAGGTGAGCCTGGTCGACGTTAACTCCCAGCGATTGACCTCATCAGCCGGCGGGCAGGACGACGGCCCGCCCGGCTGCAGCGGGCTTGATGGCGAACTCGTTACGGTCGGCGGGCTGGATGACGATATCGACAATCCCGTCGATCCGATGGGTGGCGCAGCAGACTGCCGCACGGACGACGAGCTTTATTCGCTCCTTCCCTTCATCACCAGCGCAGATACGCAAATCGCTGTCCACACGGGCAACCCTTCCAACGACGACAATATCTTCTTCGGTGCGTTCGGCCTTTCCGGCGCGGCGGTACTCGGAGAGGGCATCGTCCTCGGGCCGACCGGCGCGACGAATCCGGTCGGGACCGAGCACACGGTAACTGCCACCGTGACGAATGAGCAGGGACAGCCCGTGGCCGAGCGAACGGTGACGTTCAGCGTCATTGCCGGGCCGAATCAAGGCGTCAGTGGCACGGTGGACACGAACGGAAGCGGCCAGGCGAGCTTCACGTATTCGGACGCGGGCGGGCCCGGCATCGATCAGATCCAGGCGTCGTTCGTGGACTCACAGGAACAGACTCGCCTGTCCAACATCGTCACGAAAGAGTGGGTGGTGACATGCCCCCTGACCTTCGACGTGTTGTTCGGAACCAGTTCTCCGCCGAACACGCCGATCTGCAGTGACATTGCGGAGACTTTCTGCCAACCGCCGACCCTTGCACCGCAGACGACATACTTCTGGCAGGTCGTTGCGGACGACGGAACTCATGTGGTGCCGGGTCGGGTCTGGTCGTTCACGACGGGGGTCGGGGACTAA
- the lipA gene encoding lipoyl synthase translates to MQLTVVQPSSAPRERRLPSWLKRPLPTGDVLLQTRRIVADSGVATVCEEARCPNLSECWSHRHATFMILGDKCTRRCHFCAVATARPDPPSATEPKRLADAVAKLDLRHVVITAVARDDLADEGAGHFAECVREIRGAVPDCAIEVLPADFHARDELLATLCEAGPDIYNHNQETVERLSPSIRPQAKYRRTLDVLRKVKSMRPEIFTKSGLMVGLGETRVELSRTMRDLREADVDILTVGQYLRPSEDHAPVARFYPPEEFDEIAEEARALGFRSVASGPFVRSSYNAADVYQAIGLRRGGEHGG, encoded by the coding sequence ATGCAACTTACGGTCGTGCAACCCAGTTCAGCGCCACGCGAGCGGAGATTGCCCTCCTGGCTGAAGCGGCCGCTGCCGACGGGCGATGTGCTGTTGCAAACGCGGCGGATCGTGGCGGACAGCGGCGTGGCGACGGTGTGCGAGGAGGCGCGGTGCCCGAATTTGAGCGAATGCTGGTCGCACCGACATGCCACGTTCATGATTCTGGGCGATAAATGTACGCGACGGTGCCACTTTTGCGCGGTCGCGACGGCGCGGCCCGACCCACCGAGCGCGACGGAGCCCAAGCGACTGGCCGATGCCGTCGCGAAGCTGGACCTTCGACACGTGGTCATTACGGCGGTCGCGCGGGACGATCTGGCGGACGAAGGGGCGGGGCATTTTGCGGAGTGCGTGCGGGAGATTCGCGGCGCCGTCCCGGACTGTGCGATCGAAGTACTGCCGGCGGATTTTCACGCGCGGGATGAGCTGCTGGCGACGCTTTGCGAAGCGGGTCCGGACATTTACAACCACAATCAGGAGACGGTGGAACGGCTGTCGCCTTCCATCCGACCGCAGGCGAAATACCGCCGGACCCTGGACGTGCTGCGCAAGGTTAAATCGATGCGGCCGGAGATTTTCACCAAGAGCGGGTTGATGGTCGGACTGGGGGAGACGCGGGTGGAGTTGTCGCGGACGATGCGCGACCTGCGCGAGGCGGACGTGGACATTCTGACCGTCGGGCAGTACTTGCGACCGTCGGAGGACCATGCGCCCGTGGCGCGTTTCTATCCGCCGGAGGAGTTCGACGAGATTGCGGAGGAGGCGCGCGCGTTGGGGTTCCGGTCGGTGGCGTCGGGACCGTTTGTGCGTTCGAGCTACAACGCGGCGGACGTGTATCAGGCGATCGGCCTGAGGCGGGGGGGCGAGCATGGCGGATAA